One genomic segment of Synechocystis sp. LKSZ1 includes these proteins:
- a CDS encoding C40 family peptidase produces MLPALPHSPSGEYLCQAPLNLYDGPDCQTLATQAAQGRQLRFTEQYTETAVQVRQAEDGYLTWLPLAQLSFLEPAPQVYQPMLLARAEIEPRLAVVLDYALKAETRPNTYLWGGNIGPNYDCSGLVQAAFSSVGIWLPRDSYQQEAFCQPVAMAELRPGDLIFFGTERVDHVALYLGEGQYIHSSGQSMGRNGIGIDLLREDGGPIAQAYFRKWWSCGRVTQSYVPPEDTLG; encoded by the coding sequence ATGCTCCCGGCTCTCCCTCACTCTCCTAGTGGTGAATATCTCTGCCAGGCCCCCCTCAATCTCTACGATGGGCCCGATTGTCAAACCCTAGCGACTCAGGCCGCTCAGGGCCGTCAGCTACGTTTCACAGAGCAATATACCGAGACAGCTGTTCAAGTCCGCCAAGCGGAGGATGGTTATCTCACCTGGCTTCCCCTCGCCCAATTGTCTTTTCTAGAACCGGCCCCCCAGGTCTACCAACCCATGCTCCTGGCCCGTGCCGAGATTGAGCCTCGTTTAGCCGTCGTGCTGGACTATGCCTTAAAAGCCGAGACCCGTCCCAATACCTATCTTTGGGGAGGCAATATTGGCCCAAACTACGATTGTTCGGGTTTAGTCCAAGCAGCCTTTAGCTCCGTCGGTATTTGGTTACCCCGAGACTCCTATCAACAGGAAGCGTTTTGCCAACCCGTAGCCATGGCAGAGCTCAGGCCAGGAGATTTGATTTTTTTTGGCACTGAGCGAGTAGATCACGTAGCCCTGTATCTGGGAGAGGGCCAGTATATCCACAGTTCTGGCCAGAGTATGGGACGTAATGGCATTGGCATTGATCTCCTACGGGAGGATGGCGGCCCCATTGCCCAGGCCTATTTCCGTAAATGGTGGAGTTGCGGCCGAGTTACCCAGAGCTATGTACCCCCTGAGGATACCCTAGGATAA
- the dnaJ gene encoding molecular chaperone DnaJ, with product MPGDYYETLGVARDANKEDIKRAFRRLARKYHPDVNKEPGAEEKFKEINRAYEVLSEPETRERYDRFGEAGVSGAGAAGYGDVDMGGFADIFETIFGGFGGMGTGPTGRRRTGPTRGDDLRLDLKLSFQEAIFGGEKEIRIPHLETCQACQGSGAKSGTGVKTCGTCNGVGQVRRATRTPFGSFAQVSACPTCNGAGEVIEEKCEACGGAGRKQETKKLKITIPAGVDDGTRLRVSKEGDAGLRGGPPGDLYVYLAVESDRQFVREGINIRSELEISYLQAILGCRLTVETVDGEAELVIPAGTQPNTVLTLEDRGVPKLGNATLRGDQLITVRINIPTRINNEERELLERLAHIKGESHGKGGLEGFLGGLFHK from the coding sequence ATGCCAGGGGACTACTACGAAACCCTCGGAGTTGCGAGGGATGCGAACAAAGAGGATATTAAACGGGCCTTTCGGCGTCTAGCTCGGAAGTACCATCCGGATGTGAATAAAGAACCCGGCGCAGAGGAAAAATTTAAAGAAATTAATCGAGCCTACGAAGTCCTCTCGGAACCCGAAACGAGGGAACGCTACGACCGCTTTGGAGAAGCGGGGGTGAGTGGTGCAGGGGCCGCTGGTTACGGCGATGTGGATATGGGCGGCTTCGCCGACATCTTTGAAACCATTTTTGGCGGCTTTGGTGGTATGGGAACGGGCCCCACTGGCCGACGGCGCACTGGCCCTACTCGGGGAGATGATCTCCGACTAGACCTCAAACTTAGTTTTCAGGAGGCCATTTTCGGGGGCGAAAAGGAAATTCGCATTCCCCATCTCGAAACCTGTCAGGCCTGTCAAGGGAGTGGAGCCAAATCCGGAACCGGCGTCAAAACCTGCGGGACTTGTAATGGCGTGGGTCAAGTCCGTCGGGCTACAAGAACCCCCTTTGGGAGCTTTGCCCAGGTTTCTGCTTGTCCGACCTGTAATGGTGCTGGCGAGGTGATTGAAGAGAAATGCGAGGCCTGTGGCGGTGCGGGCCGCAAACAAGAAACCAAAAAGCTCAAAATTACTATCCCTGCGGGAGTCGATGATGGGACTCGTTTACGGGTTTCCAAGGAAGGGGATGCGGGCCTGCGGGGCGGGCCACCGGGGGATCTCTACGTTTATCTTGCCGTTGAAAGCGACCGCCAATTTGTGCGGGAAGGCATTAACATCCGCTCAGAACTGGAAATCAGTTATCTCCAGGCCATTCTAGGCTGTCGTTTAACGGTGGAGACGGTGGACGGAGAGGCGGAATTAGTTATTCCAGCGGGAACTCAACCTAATACCGTCCTGACCCTAGAAGACCGGGGGGTGCCCAAGCTGGGAAATGCTACCCTGCGGGGAGACCAGTTGATCACGGTACGGATTAATATTCCCACTCGTATTAATAATGAGGAACGGGAATTATTAGAACGTCTGGCCCATATCAAGGGAGAAAGCCATGGTAAAGGCGGCCTGGAAGGATTCCTGGGAGGCCTATTCCATAAATGA
- a CDS encoding J domain-containing protein: protein MLNSHYAILGLHPSASPLEIRRAYRDLSKRFHPDTTQLAPDLATAKFQRLNEAYGILSHPEKRALYDLKIGYSRYNVIQAPVDPRQTDAQDSKSAYLDATDRPLSAGEIFALALLSLTLLGCLGLAFLMAWLRGEPLLS from the coding sequence TTGCTCAATAGTCATTATGCTATTTTAGGGCTGCATCCGTCTGCCTCTCCCCTAGAAATTCGGCGGGCCTACCGAGATTTAAGTAAGCGATTCCATCCCGATACGACCCAGCTTGCGCCCGATTTAGCTACGGCGAAGTTTCAGCGTCTGAACGAAGCCTATGGTATTCTCAGTCACCCAGAAAAACGGGCCCTCTACGACCTCAAAATTGGCTATAGCCGCTACAACGTTATCCAGGCCCCTGTTGATCCCCGCCAGACGGATGCCCAGGACTCCAAGTCGGCCTATCTCGATGCGACGGACCGGCCCCTCTCGGCGGGAGAAATTTTTGCTTTAGCTTTACTCAGCCTGACGCTTCTGGGTTGTCTAGGTCTGGCCTTCCTGATGGCCTGGCTCCGGGGAGAACCGCTATTATCCTAG
- the rsgA gene encoding small ribosomal subunit biogenesis GTPase RsgA gives MTPRTPFPTGLETAQAWGTVIAIQANYYLVKLMEPEAGQPLLCTRRTRLKKVGQKIMVGDRVGLEEIDWPSGRAAVMGVAPRQTELSRPPVANAEQIILVFSLAEPPLEVWQLSRFLVKAESTHLQLQLCLNKCDLVRESDIQQWQERLGQWGYHPIIFSNVSQRGLTTLQSKLHHRITLLAGPSGVGKSSLINRLIPGSQQRVNTVSGKLQKGRHTTRHVELFEIPGGGLLADTPGFNQPDLEILPSQLIHQFPEARPPLEAGQCYFKDCLHRGEPGCAVSQNWERYPHYLKFLEEALAEVPCQGTPDTDTGLKLRIGQAGQKYYEPRLESKKYRRDSRRSKHQHLQTLYPENSPGGTLDITDLDEGL, from the coding sequence GTGACCCCTAGGACGCCTTTCCCAACAGGATTAGAGACCGCCCAGGCCTGGGGAACCGTCATTGCCATTCAGGCCAATTATTATCTAGTCAAATTAATGGAGCCGGAGGCCGGTCAGCCTCTCCTCTGCACTCGCCGTACCCGCCTTAAAAAAGTCGGCCAGAAGATCATGGTGGGTGACCGGGTGGGGCTAGAAGAAATTGATTGGCCCTCGGGCCGAGCGGCGGTGATGGGGGTGGCCCCCCGACAAACGGAACTCTCCCGCCCCCCGGTAGCCAATGCTGAACAAATTATCTTGGTTTTTTCCCTAGCAGAGCCGCCCCTAGAGGTCTGGCAGTTGAGCCGTTTTTTGGTTAAGGCGGAATCGACCCACCTCCAACTCCAACTTTGCCTCAATAAATGCGACTTGGTTAGGGAAAGCGACATTCAACAGTGGCAAGAACGACTGGGACAATGGGGCTACCATCCCATTATTTTTAGTAATGTCAGCCAACGGGGCCTGACTACGCTCCAGAGCAAGCTTCATCACAGGATCACCCTCCTGGCAGGGCCGTCGGGAGTGGGCAAGTCCAGCCTAATTAATCGTCTGATCCCCGGCAGTCAACAGCGAGTAAACACCGTGTCTGGCAAGCTGCAAAAAGGCCGCCATACCACCCGTCATGTGGAGTTGTTTGAAATCCCTGGCGGGGGCCTCCTGGCGGATACACCGGGCTTTAACCAACCCGACCTGGAAATTTTGCCCTCTCAACTGATCCACCAATTTCCTGAAGCTCGACCACCGCTGGAAGCTGGGCAATGCTACTTCAAGGATTGTTTGCATCGTGGCGAACCGGGTTGTGCCGTGTCCCAAAATTGGGAGCGTTATCCCCATTACCTAAAATTTTTAGAGGAGGCCTTGGCGGAAGTACCTTGCCAGGGAACGCCGGATACGGATACTGGACTCAAACTCCGCATTGGCCAGGCGGGCCAAAAATACTATGAGCCGAGGCTGGAAAGTAAAAAATATCGACGCGATTCCCGCCGCAGTAAACACCAACACCTGCAAACCCTATACCCAGAAAACTCTCCCGGTGGAACCCTAGACATCACCGACCTAGATGAGGGCCTGTAG
- a CDS encoding DUF1517 domain-containing protein, with translation MGLRDQFNRITGKTRYVVSRIFIHLRGPDIPPLLGVLNQAGRAAMEADGDLTVMGEGLVDICQHLLQLNASWEAAANEGEVFWAEGDAGDYVNELFTDSAQRYLADVPSGTETPTDDWLTIPLTPNLVVMLTVAFTGEVPDLETNLAEREALEYGLKALINLHYQQKLEAIQVHFSPAQLGDELSDEQVLLNFPELVPL, from the coding sequence ATGGGCCTGCGTGATCAATTCAATCGTATAACGGGGAAAACTCGCTACGTCGTTTCCCGTATTTTTATTCATCTCCGGGGGCCAGATATTCCCCCTCTCCTCGGTGTCTTGAATCAAGCCGGTCGAGCAGCCATGGAGGCGGACGGCGACTTGACAGTGATGGGAGAAGGCCTGGTGGATATCTGCCAACATCTCCTACAACTCAACGCCAGTTGGGAAGCCGCTGCCAATGAAGGCGAAGTCTTTTGGGCCGAGGGGGACGCGGGGGACTACGTTAATGAATTATTTACCGATTCAGCCCAGCGTTACCTCGCTGATGTACCCAGTGGAACCGAAACACCAACCGATGATTGGCTAACCATTCCCCTCACCCCTAATCTGGTGGTGATGCTCACCGTTGCCTTCACGGGGGAAGTTCCCGACCTCGAAACCAATCTAGCCGAACGGGAGGCCCTGGAGTATGGTCTGAAAGCCTTAATTAACCTGCACTATCAACAGAAGCTTGAAGCGATCCAAGTTCACTTTTCCCCAGCTCAATTGGGAGATGAACTCAGCGATGAACAGGTGTTGTTAAATTTCCCTGAGTTAGTGCCCCTCTAG
- a CDS encoding sulfurtransferase TusA family protein, whose protein sequence is MNTADAGVLDLRGTPCPVNFVRTKLKLTQMAPGQTLTVWLDAGEPIEQVPHSLALEGYEHQFLTPLAPGPGYSLTIRVPDSLDRRDP, encoded by the coding sequence ATGAATACTGCTGATGCCGGGGTCTTAGACCTGCGGGGAACTCCCTGCCCCGTTAATTTTGTCCGCACCAAACTCAAGCTTACCCAAATGGCCCCAGGACAAACCCTCACTGTTTGGCTAGATGCCGGGGAACCCATTGAACAAGTTCCCCATAGCCTCGCCTTGGAAGGATACGAGCACCAATTCCTAACGCCTCTGGCGCCAGGGCCAGGTTACAGTTTAACCATTCGAGTGCCCGATTCTCTCGACCGTCGTGACCCCTAG
- a CDS encoding thylakoid membrane photosystem I accumulation factor, whose product MSSFQNFTESFWVPQAWFRGWHRLVSALLVLGLSFSLWSSSPALASIDDDRLDGNIFVVYAGNGSLVPPRLSLAESFQRQLPVVLVYYLDDSQDCKEYAFIVSRIQEFYGRATSIIPVSVDSLLPQAKYAKDDPGRYYQGVVPQTVILDAKGKQIFNAKGVVKFEVVDDVLRDLFNLLPRSESVTLKQRTFNEFNSELVEQ is encoded by the coding sequence ATGAGTTCTTTTCAAAACTTCACTGAGTCCTTTTGGGTTCCCCAGGCCTGGTTCCGGGGCTGGCATCGACTGGTTAGTGCTCTACTGGTGTTGGGCCTAAGTTTTAGCCTTTGGAGCTCCTCCCCGGCCCTGGCGAGCATTGATGATGACCGTCTCGATGGCAATATTTTCGTGGTCTATGCGGGTAATGGTTCCCTGGTACCGCCCCGTCTGAGTTTGGCCGAATCTTTCCAGCGTCAGTTGCCTGTGGTCTTGGTCTATTACCTAGATGACAGCCAGGACTGCAAGGAGTATGCATTTATTGTTTCTCGCATCCAAGAGTTCTATGGTCGGGCGACGAGCATTATTCCCGTGAGCGTGGATTCCCTCCTGCCCCAGGCCAAGTATGCCAAGGACGATCCTGGCCGCTACTACCAAGGCGTAGTTCCCCAAACGGTGATTCTCGACGCTAAGGGTAAGCAAATTTTTAATGCCAAGGGAGTGGTGAAGTTTGAAGTGGTGGATGATGTTTTGCGAGACCTCTTCAATCTTCTGCCCCGCTCTGAATCCGTCACGCTTAAACAGAGAACCTTTAATGAGTTCAATAGTGAGTTAGTGGAGCAATAA